From a single Mycolicibacterium mengxianglii genomic region:
- a CDS encoding helicase-related protein, whose translation MRDEEWLVTSAEQGTDGWLVRVRGLSELVAETTAAFYSSLDEIEVQDPSKAKVVADGSSGYRDSRLWLEALLRKTPVPYGDQALTVSTHMLADALAYQQAAVTKALDPQHIRPRILIADAVGLGKTLEIGMILSELVRRGRGERILVVTPKHVLEQMQHELWCRFALPFVRLDSTGIQKVRQKLPATRNPFTYFKRAIISIDTLKSPRYKAHLERQQWDAVVIDESHNLTNAGTQNNELARILAPNTEALILASATPHNGKEESFAELLRLLDPTVVHADGTFTKPDVESLLIRRHRHSPDVAAEVGSDWAERAEPVHLLVKPSLAEDAVAAELSQTWLHPAAGSSPYSGDTKALFPWTLAKAFLSSPAALAESIKQRRGKLDQGDPAQRSELAALNTLNELNSAALDEQAGKFAALVQHLKDIGVGKKSSTRAVVFAERIATLTWLRDHLPTAVGLRADNVAMLHGGLSDVDQQKIVDDFKLETSPIRVLVTGDVASEGVNLHAQCHHLIHYDIPWSLIRIEQRNGRIDRYGQKHPPVISSLILEPSDPEFSGDLRVLSRLLERENQAHTTLGDVASLMGKHSVTEEENVIRDVLAKGVTIDDAVRRADEVAAGEDLDAFFAQFDTDDDVPTTLPATPRQSLYPDDLTFLDEALHAAFHDMPHAEPDQGGIGWTVSAPHGIAELAPPRDLRQRLAQLPQNYLQHGRVLEKLKLATNTAVGNAQLRAAREGKGVNGTTWPEAHYLGPLHPVLDWASDRALTALGRNQVFVIRGDVDAPTVLLMGTLTNKRGQLISRVFSTAVFPNPANTEFCMVEPLEDIGFLSTQTALRPGSSNPGPVADPASYQVLIPVAVEHARREMRWVLDAQEAATTERLARWRQRAQRWHADAETLDVRGAQRSRVNRLGQRIDEEQRLADLLAPTQQLVRPLLVVVAADAPVAGKDV comes from the coding sequence GTGCGAGACGAAGAGTGGCTTGTCACCTCCGCCGAACAAGGCACGGATGGTTGGCTGGTCCGGGTCCGCGGACTCTCCGAACTCGTCGCCGAGACCACAGCGGCCTTCTATTCAAGCCTTGACGAGATCGAGGTCCAAGATCCGAGTAAGGCCAAGGTTGTGGCCGACGGCTCCTCGGGTTACCGCGACTCCCGCCTTTGGCTTGAGGCGCTGCTGCGCAAGACGCCGGTGCCCTACGGCGACCAGGCGCTGACGGTGTCGACACACATGCTCGCCGATGCGCTCGCGTATCAACAGGCGGCAGTGACGAAGGCCCTTGACCCGCAGCATATCCGCCCTCGCATCCTCATCGCCGATGCGGTCGGCCTAGGAAAGACACTTGAGATCGGGATGATTCTTTCCGAGCTGGTGCGACGCGGCCGCGGTGAACGCATCCTCGTCGTCACCCCCAAGCACGTGCTGGAGCAGATGCAGCACGAGCTGTGGTGCCGCTTCGCGCTGCCGTTCGTCCGTCTCGACTCGACGGGCATCCAGAAGGTGCGCCAGAAACTTCCCGCCACCCGCAATCCGTTCACGTACTTCAAGCGCGCCATCATCTCCATCGACACGTTGAAGAGTCCTCGCTACAAGGCGCACCTCGAGCGTCAGCAGTGGGATGCGGTGGTCATCGACGAGTCACACAACCTCACCAATGCCGGCACGCAGAACAACGAACTGGCCCGCATCCTCGCCCCCAACACCGAGGCGCTGATCCTGGCCTCTGCGACCCCGCACAACGGCAAGGAAGAGTCGTTCGCCGAACTGCTGCGACTACTCGACCCGACGGTGGTGCACGCCGACGGCACGTTCACCAAGCCCGACGTCGAATCCTTGCTGATCCGCCGACATCGGCACAGCCCCGACGTCGCCGCCGAGGTCGGTAGCGACTGGGCCGAGCGCGCCGAGCCCGTGCACCTGCTGGTCAAACCGTCACTCGCCGAGGACGCCGTCGCCGCGGAGTTGTCGCAGACGTGGCTGCACCCGGCGGCTGGGAGCTCGCCGTACTCCGGTGACACCAAGGCGCTGTTCCCGTGGACACTGGCCAAGGCGTTCCTGTCGTCCCCGGCGGCACTGGCCGAGTCGATCAAGCAGCGCCGCGGCAAGCTCGATCAGGGCGATCCCGCACAACGATCCGAACTCGCCGCACTCAACACACTGAACGAGCTGAATTCCGCCGCGCTGGATGAGCAGGCCGGCAAGTTCGCCGCTCTGGTTCAGCACCTCAAGGACATCGGTGTCGGCAAAAAATCCTCCACGCGAGCCGTGGTCTTCGCCGAGCGGATAGCGACGCTGACCTGGTTGCGCGACCACCTACCCACGGCCGTCGGCCTGAGGGCCGACAACGTCGCGATGCTGCACGGCGGCCTGTCCGACGTCGACCAGCAGAAGATCGTCGATGACTTCAAACTCGAGACCTCACCCATCCGGGTGCTGGTCACCGGTGACGTCGCCTCCGAGGGTGTGAACCTGCACGCGCAGTGTCATCACCTCATCCACTACGACATTCCGTGGAGCCTCATCCGCATCGAACAGCGTAACGGCCGCATCGACCGCTACGGGCAGAAGCACCCGCCGGTGATCTCGTCGCTGATTCTGGAACCATCCGACCCAGAGTTCTCTGGCGACCTGCGAGTGCTGTCGCGGCTGCTGGAGCGAGAGAACCAGGCGCACACCACCCTTGGCGACGTGGCTTCGCTGATGGGCAAGCACAGCGTCACCGAGGAGGAAAACGTCATCCGTGACGTCCTCGCCAAGGGCGTCACGATCGACGACGCCGTCCGCAGAGCCGACGAAGTTGCCGCCGGTGAGGACCTGGACGCATTCTTCGCACAGTTCGACACCGACGACGATGTGCCGACGACGCTTCCCGCGACACCCCGCCAAAGTCTGTACCCCGATGACCTGACCTTCCTGGACGAGGCGCTGCACGCGGCATTCCACGACATGCCACACGCTGAGCCCGACCAGGGCGGCATCGGTTGGACGGTCAGCGCCCCGCACGGCATCGCCGAACTCGCCCCGCCGCGTGATCTGCGCCAACGGCTGGCACAGCTCCCGCAGAACTATCTGCAGCACGGCCGGGTCTTGGAGAAGCTCAAGCTCGCCACCAACACCGCAGTCGGCAACGCACAACTGCGTGCAGCGCGAGAAGGCAAGGGCGTCAACGGCACTACATGGCCCGAGGCGCACTATCTGGGCCCGCTGCACCCGGTACTCGACTGGGCCAGCGACCGCGCGCTCACCGCGCTGGGCCGCAACCAGGTGTTCGTCATCCGAGGCGACGTCGACGCGCCGACGGTTCTGCTGATGGGCACGCTGACCAACAAACGGGGACAACTGATCTCGCGGGTGTTCTCCACCGCGGTGTTCCCCAACCCGGCCAACACCGAATTCTGCATGGTCGAGCCGCTTGAGGACATCGGATTCCTGAGCACGCAGACGGCCCTGCGACCCGGCTCGTCGAATCCCGGTCCCGTCGCCGACCCCGCGAGTTACCAGGTTCTGATCCCGGTGGCGGTCGAGCATGCCCGCCGCGAGATGCGCTGGGTTCTCGACGCGCAAGAGGCTGCCACCACCGAACGGCTGGCCCGGTGGCGCCAGCGGGCGCAACGCTGGCACGCCGACGCCGAAACTCTGGATGTGCGGGGGGCGCAGCGTTCGCGGGTGAACCGCCTGGGTCAACGCATCGACGAAGAACAGCGTCTCGCCGACCTGTTGGCACCCACCCAGCAATTGGTGCGACCGCTACTGGTCGTGGTGGCCGCCGATGCGCCTGTCGCCGGAAAGGATGTCTAA
- a CDS encoding DUF262 domain-containing protein, giving the protein MKKIDGIARSVAEILKGAKYVIDYYQRDYKWGEKQLQELIDDLSAKFLDAYDPSHQRDAVQTYPFYFLGSIVISEKDTQRFIVDGQQRLTTLTLLLTYLRELQKGDHEPNIDELILSKAFGKMSFNLDVDDRIACMTALYEGKQFSPSPADSESVRNLVYRYVDIGDLLPKQIQTDALPYFIDWLQHRVQIIQITAYSDDDAYTIFETMNDRGLQLRPVDMLKGYLLASMDEDTRRMPADLWRHRVQALSDLGKESDADFFKAWLRSQYAETIRERRRGAVGLDYDKIGTEFHRWLRSNALRIGLDNAADFARFIREDFEFYSRHFTTIVSATKAPSLVAGLERVRYNADHQFTLQVPMLLAPLVVGDDDEIVVRKIGLVARFVDILLTWRIWNSRSIDASTMQYRSFLVTKAIRSQGLEDLGRTLHEQLMQESERIGTTDRLRLHQQNRRPLHRLLARITDYVGVESGNHSTYLEMTTSSPVKYEVEHIWANKPRRHSDEFEHAADFADHRNLIGDLLLLPKKFNASYGDMTFEKKLPHYNAQNLLARSLNAACYQNNPGFRQFLDRTGLPFTPYDDFTAQAVLDRGHLYEQVAQRIWNPEDLLVSEPDALSS; this is encoded by the coding sequence TTGAAGAAGATCGATGGAATCGCGAGGTCGGTCGCCGAGATCCTCAAGGGCGCTAAGTACGTTATCGACTACTACCAGCGCGATTACAAGTGGGGAGAGAAGCAGCTCCAAGAGTTGATCGACGACCTTAGCGCTAAGTTCCTCGACGCCTACGATCCGTCGCACCAGCGCGACGCTGTGCAGACCTATCCTTTTTACTTCCTCGGCTCGATCGTCATCAGCGAGAAGGACACTCAACGATTCATCGTTGACGGGCAGCAGCGGCTCACCACTCTTACCTTGCTGCTTACCTATCTGAGGGAGCTGCAGAAAGGTGATCACGAGCCGAACATTGACGAACTTATCTTGTCAAAAGCGTTTGGCAAGATGTCATTCAACCTCGACGTCGACGACCGTATCGCCTGTATGACTGCGCTTTACGAAGGCAAGCAGTTCTCGCCATCGCCCGCTGACAGTGAGTCTGTACGCAATCTCGTTTACCGCTACGTGGACATCGGCGACCTACTGCCCAAACAGATCCAGACTGATGCACTGCCCTATTTTATTGACTGGCTGCAGCACCGGGTACAGATCATCCAGATCACTGCCTACAGCGATGACGATGCGTACACCATCTTCGAGACAATGAACGACCGTGGGCTACAGCTGCGGCCCGTGGACATGCTGAAGGGTTACCTGCTGGCAAGCATGGACGAAGATACGCGGCGGATGCCTGCAGATCTCTGGCGCCACCGCGTGCAAGCGCTTTCCGACCTGGGCAAGGAGTCCGACGCCGATTTCTTCAAGGCGTGGCTGCGCAGTCAGTATGCCGAAACCATCCGCGAACGCCGCAGGGGCGCTGTCGGCCTGGACTACGACAAGATCGGCACCGAGTTTCATCGATGGTTGCGCAGCAACGCTCTGCGCATCGGGCTCGACAACGCCGCCGACTTCGCCCGCTTCATCCGCGAGGACTTCGAGTTCTACAGTCGCCACTTCACCACGATCGTCTCGGCGACGAAAGCCCCGTCCCTGGTGGCAGGACTTGAACGAGTGCGCTATAACGCAGACCACCAATTCACCCTGCAGGTGCCGATGCTGCTGGCCCCGTTGGTCGTTGGAGATGACGACGAGATCGTCGTGCGCAAGATCGGACTCGTCGCGCGTTTCGTCGACATCCTGCTGACCTGGCGGATCTGGAACAGTCGCTCCATCGACGCCTCGACCATGCAGTATCGAAGCTTTCTAGTGACCAAAGCGATTCGCAGCCAAGGTCTCGAAGATCTTGGGCGCACGCTGCATGAGCAGCTGATGCAAGAGTCGGAACGCATCGGAACAACCGACCGGCTCCGCCTGCATCAACAGAACCGCCGTCCGCTTCATCGTCTGTTGGCGCGGATAACCGACTACGTGGGAGTCGAATCAGGAAACCACTCCACCTATCTGGAGATGACCACCAGTTCGCCGGTGAAGTACGAAGTCGAGCACATCTGGGCCAACAAGCCACGACGCCACTCTGATGAGTTCGAGCACGCCGCCGACTTCGCCGATCACCGCAACCTGATCGGTGATCTCTTGCTTCTGCCGAAGAAGTTCAACGCCAGCTATGGGGATATGACCTTCGAGAAGAAGCTGCCGCACTACAACGCGCAGAATCTGTTGGCGCGTTCCCTTAACGCAGCTTGTTACCAGAACAACCCGGGCTTCCGGCAGTTCCTCGACCGCACCGGATTGCCATTTACGCCATACGACGACTTCACAGCGCAGGCGGTGCTTGACCGTGGTCACTTGTACGAACAGGTGGCGCAGCGCATCTGGAATCCAGAGGATCTGCTCGTTTCGGAACCTGACGCCCTCTCGTCATGA
- a CDS encoding S1 family peptidase → MADSGYEDPTEVIFPIIATRNRMWKKGDSDEPPEFRGTGFLVGDGTLAVTAAHVVDTEKPLWFMIGRELGKLFSLTVLEADFPYDLAILQVDPEFRLGAVKPLRVETEATYHHSLQQMMCVEYSNTVGTPEVFRIAPVIQLGNVTRTFDATDLVGRPAGDDAIEMSFPAPRGASGSPVIRSGPNGPVVVGVVFSNSGSELLPIETSTSLNAANTLLVETKYMVPRALAVNAKKHLVPMLERHQ, encoded by the coding sequence ATGGCGGATTCCGGTTACGAGGACCCTACGGAGGTCATTTTCCCGATCATCGCCACCAGGAACAGGATGTGGAAGAAGGGCGATTCCGATGAGCCCCCAGAATTTCGAGGCACCGGTTTCCTAGTTGGAGACGGCACGCTAGCGGTAACAGCCGCCCATGTGGTGGACACCGAAAAGCCGCTTTGGTTCATGATCGGACGAGAACTGGGCAAGCTCTTCTCGTTGACCGTCCTAGAGGCGGACTTCCCATACGACCTAGCGATACTCCAGGTTGATCCAGAGTTCAGGCTAGGGGCGGTGAAACCGCTTCGGGTCGAAACAGAAGCGACTTACCACCACAGTCTCCAGCAGATGATGTGTGTGGAGTACTCCAACACTGTCGGGACACCGGAGGTTTTTCGGATCGCGCCCGTTATCCAACTCGGCAATGTAACTCGAACCTTCGACGCGACTGATCTAGTCGGTAGGCCAGCTGGTGATGACGCTATCGAGATGTCGTTCCCTGCGCCTCGGGGAGCGAGCGGTTCGCCGGTCATTCGGTCAGGGCCGAACGGCCCGGTGGTTGTCGGTGTCGTTTTCTCTAACTCCGGGTCCGAGCTGCTGCCAATCGAGACCTCCACCAGTCTCAACGCCGCTAACACGTTGCTGGTCGAGACGAAATACATGGTGCCGCGTGCGTTGGCCGTCAATGCCAAGAAACATCTAGTCCCAATGCTCGAACGCCACCAGTAG
- a CDS encoding nitroreductase family protein translates to MATAFPDAAVLDSVLDLAAKAPSVRNTQPWRWHVDRRGVLLFADWSRRLGDTDSDRRDVILSCGAVLHHCEVAFAAAGWSSRIRRFPYDSVLAEIELAQRPPGEGSLELAGAIAQRRADRRPYHGSLPAGTIELLVIRAARLGVQLAVVPTSRWARTGATDFVLRYGDSSPGHPGDEAVMLMLATDTDDDEQRLRSGEAISDLTLAAAALGLATSPLTEPLRDARNRLASACEVFDAEAYPQALIRLGLQAIGDPLPPGERRSVAETTTFDLA, encoded by the coding sequence GTGGCCACTGCGTTCCCCGATGCCGCAGTACTGGATAGCGTGCTGGACCTGGCAGCAAAAGCTCCGTCGGTCCGCAACACACAGCCGTGGCGCTGGCACGTCGATCGCCGTGGTGTGCTGCTGTTCGCCGACTGGAGCCGCCGCCTCGGCGACACCGACTCCGACCGACGCGATGTCATCCTCAGTTGCGGTGCGGTGCTGCACCACTGCGAAGTTGCTTTTGCCGCCGCCGGTTGGTCCAGCCGCATCCGTCGCTTCCCCTATGACAGTGTGCTGGCGGAGATCGAGCTCGCACAACGGCCGCCCGGCGAAGGCAGCCTCGAGTTGGCCGGCGCCATCGCGCAGCGTCGGGCCGACCGGCGGCCGTACCACGGCTCGCTTCCCGCGGGGACGATCGAACTGCTCGTGATCCGCGCCGCGCGCTTGGGTGTCCAGCTGGCGGTGGTGCCCACCAGCCGATGGGCCAGGACCGGTGCCACTGACTTTGTGCTGCGCTACGGAGACAGCTCACCGGGGCACCCCGGTGACGAAGCCGTCATGCTCATGCTGGCGACCGACACCGACGACGACGAGCAACGGCTACGTTCCGGCGAGGCCATCAGTGACCTGACCCTGGCGGCGGCCGCCCTCGGGCTTGCCACGAGCCCCCTGACGGAACCGCTGAGAGACGCCCGTAACCGCCTGGCGTCGGCGTGCGAGGTCTTCGACGCCGAAGCCTATCCGCAAGCCTTGATCCGGTTGGGCCTGCAGGCAATTGGCGACCCACTGCCGCCCGGCGAGCGACGATCCGTTGCGGAGACGACCACGTTCGACCTCGCTTGA
- a CDS encoding Eco57I restriction-modification methylase domain-containing protein: MPSYDSIVVGEDWISEHYFTTDSPRESFQGRVIELRKQWDAEAAEGRDTVRRRLLGAAGELQTILSTLDENPDGAAVAHELIRTALGFPEPLIDYTGERVGTELRLPQARLAGVTSTLFVQAVPVTTVDDLLDPETGLLLDAGDKDNKPIVSVSKAVSAAFRADEPPAFVMVQAGQWVLLAEAQRWAEGRYLAVDLLVVTERREEKRGGELDRAAAILGRQALVPDADGNIWWTGVLEDSVKHTVGVSKDLREGIRLSIEIIANDVVRRRAAKDMPLDQIDAQQLAKHALRFLYRILFLLYAEASPELRVLPSGVPEYGEGYGLDRLRELTLTELVSPTAKSGTHLYQSLATLFRLVDKGHAPRVPEVHGADDPAPGLEFNELRADLFDRKATALIDEVGLSNEATQRVLQHLLLSKESKGHKGSDRGFISYAELGINQLGAVYEGLMSYTGFFADEDLYEVAKNGDPEKGSWVVPVSRADHLSETDFVMTLDEATGENIPVVHAKGTFVFRLAGRERQQSASYYTPEVLTKFVVSQALEELLDQNDARTTPEQILGLTICEPALGSGAFAIEAVRQLAAEYLKRQQEDRREVIDADKYQEELQKVKAHIALHQVYGVDLNATAVELAEISLWLDTMVARLQAPWFGLHLRRGNSLIGARRAVYAPTLLAKKAWLTSVPNDVPLGEEIGAGIHHFLLPSHGWGAVIDTPEAKTYATDKREDLRLWRNGIRGTPNAAIKKRLAALAERVETLWRFTLRRLSIAESEIRRDIDVWGLVSDKSSEPAVTREQIEEVLHDENGAYRRLRRVMDAWCALWSWPLTTDIEPPDWDQWVGGLEAILGVPPKAGKFEKYGQTSLAGDLGWEELDLAEDTDRTFAQALSIEKALNGFPWLTVAESISEAQGFFHWELDFAPVFARAGFDLQVGNPPWVRPDWDEFGVLAEFDPWWRLVSKPPETAKEDKRVEAFSRSGVLDKLLDERAELAGTKEHFGSPTDRPVLNGLQPDLYRCFMDRTWRSMAPNGVVGLIHPDSHFAELRAKHLRRETYARLRRHWQFRNELRLFDIDHHIKFAVHIYGRDNRSRFLQAASLYHPDTVARSFHHDGSGAAPGVKDDDGGWDLRPHSERIVEVGEPQLSTWAALIDEPGAPSDEARMLYPVNRASAEVLNKIAAAPRLGDIDYEWTAGWHESADRKRGFFESESVLPGRWEDVILQGPHLTVATPLYQEPDVTPGREHVYGAIDLDAIGEDFIPRTNYRTAKRYDEYIAGYPKWRGQSSSTYFRLTWRAMADSTMARTLHSAIIPPGPAHVLGLFSLTTPDLADVVRAAAFASSLVADFFVKVTGVANIKTGVLGKIPLIRGHELERQLVVRTLRLNCVLRPFAPLWENLYDSSWQQDSWVPHIGAEYADRTPLGEVGPKWEWVTPLRRAADRRQALVEIDAIVAIMLGITAEELITIYRAQFPVLQKYEREALYDANGRQLPGRLTLGYRKKGTVKAEDLTVGGVTYVEPFLGVDRERDMELAHKHFSALIESE, encoded by the coding sequence GTGCCCTCCTACGATTCCATCGTCGTCGGCGAAGACTGGATCAGCGAGCACTACTTCACCACTGATTCGCCCCGAGAGTCCTTCCAGGGCAGAGTGATCGAACTGCGCAAACAGTGGGACGCCGAAGCCGCCGAAGGGCGGGACACGGTGCGACGACGGCTGCTGGGTGCGGCCGGTGAGCTGCAGACGATCTTGTCGACGCTGGACGAGAATCCCGACGGCGCCGCTGTGGCGCACGAGCTGATCCGGACCGCCCTGGGATTTCCGGAACCCTTGATCGACTACACCGGCGAACGTGTCGGAACCGAGTTGCGGCTTCCGCAGGCCCGGCTCGCGGGTGTGACCAGCACGTTGTTCGTGCAAGCGGTGCCCGTCACGACGGTCGACGACCTGCTCGACCCGGAAACCGGCCTGCTGCTGGACGCGGGAGACAAGGACAACAAGCCCATCGTCTCGGTGTCGAAGGCCGTGTCAGCGGCGTTCCGCGCCGACGAGCCCCCCGCGTTCGTCATGGTGCAGGCCGGCCAGTGGGTGCTGTTGGCGGAGGCGCAGCGGTGGGCTGAAGGACGCTACCTGGCGGTCGATCTGCTGGTGGTCACCGAGCGCCGCGAGGAGAAACGCGGCGGCGAACTCGACCGCGCCGCGGCGATACTCGGTCGCCAGGCCCTGGTACCCGACGCCGACGGCAACATCTGGTGGACCGGTGTCCTCGAGGACTCGGTCAAGCACACCGTCGGGGTGTCCAAGGACCTACGCGAGGGCATCCGGCTGTCGATCGAGATCATCGCCAACGATGTGGTGCGCCGCCGCGCTGCCAAGGACATGCCACTCGATCAGATCGACGCCCAGCAACTCGCCAAGCACGCGCTGCGCTTCCTCTACCGAATCCTGTTCCTGCTCTACGCCGAAGCTTCCCCGGAGCTGCGGGTGTTGCCGTCGGGTGTACCGGAGTACGGCGAGGGCTACGGCTTGGACCGGCTGCGAGAACTCACCCTGACCGAACTGGTTTCGCCGACCGCGAAGTCCGGCACTCACCTTTATCAGTCGTTGGCGACGCTGTTCCGGCTGGTGGATAAAGGCCATGCCCCGCGCGTGCCCGAGGTTCACGGCGCCGACGACCCGGCGCCGGGGCTGGAGTTCAACGAGCTGCGGGCCGACCTCTTCGATCGCAAGGCCACCGCGCTCATCGACGAGGTGGGTCTGAGCAATGAGGCCACCCAGCGGGTGTTGCAGCATCTGTTGCTGTCCAAGGAATCGAAGGGCCACAAGGGGTCCGACCGCGGCTTCATCTCCTACGCGGAACTCGGCATCAACCAGCTCGGCGCGGTGTACGAGGGGCTGATGTCCTACACCGGCTTCTTCGCCGATGAGGACCTCTACGAGGTCGCCAAGAACGGCGATCCGGAGAAGGGATCGTGGGTGGTCCCGGTGTCGCGTGCCGATCACCTGTCGGAGACGGACTTCGTGATGACGTTGGACGAGGCGACCGGGGAGAACATCCCCGTTGTGCACGCGAAGGGCACCTTCGTCTTCCGGCTCGCTGGCCGTGAGCGTCAGCAGTCGGCGTCGTATTACACGCCGGAGGTGCTGACGAAGTTTGTGGTCTCGCAGGCGCTCGAGGAGTTGCTGGACCAGAACGACGCGCGCACCACTCCGGAGCAGATCCTCGGGTTGACGATCTGCGAGCCCGCACTGGGCTCAGGGGCGTTCGCTATCGAGGCGGTGCGGCAACTCGCAGCCGAGTACCTCAAGCGGCAGCAGGAGGATCGCCGCGAGGTCATCGACGCCGACAAGTATCAGGAGGAACTGCAGAAGGTGAAGGCGCACATCGCCCTTCACCAGGTGTACGGGGTGGACCTCAACGCGACCGCGGTTGAACTGGCTGAGATCTCGCTGTGGCTGGACACCATGGTCGCCCGCCTGCAGGCGCCCTGGTTCGGCCTGCATCTGCGCCGCGGCAACTCGCTGATCGGGGCCCGCCGCGCGGTCTACGCGCCCACCCTGTTGGCTAAGAAGGCGTGGCTCACGTCGGTTCCGAACGACGTTCCGCTGGGCGAGGAGATCGGCGCGGGAATCCACCACTTCCTGCTGCCGTCACACGGCTGGGGTGCGGTGATCGATACCCCCGAAGCAAAGACGTACGCGACGGACAAGCGCGAAGATTTGCGCTTGTGGCGCAACGGTATTCGCGGAACCCCAAACGCTGCAATCAAGAAGCGACTGGCGGCTCTTGCGGAGCGCGTCGAGACTCTGTGGCGATTCACGTTGCGCCGGTTGTCTATTGCCGAGTCCGAGATTCGCCGGGACATCGACGTCTGGGGACTTGTGTCCGACAAGTCGTCTGAACCCGCGGTGACCCGCGAGCAGATCGAAGAGGTGCTGCACGACGAGAACGGCGCCTACCGTCGGCTGCGCCGAGTGATGGACGCCTGGTGCGCGCTGTGGTCGTGGCCGCTGACTACAGATATCGAGCCGCCGGACTGGGATCAATGGGTCGGCGGGCTCGAAGCGATCCTGGGCGTGCCGCCAAAGGCAGGCAAGTTCGAGAAGTACGGCCAGACCAGCCTCGCAGGCGACCTGGGTTGGGAAGAGCTTGATCTAGCAGAAGACACCGATCGCACGTTTGCGCAGGCGCTTTCGATAGAGAAGGCGCTCAATGGATTCCCATGGTTGACGGTCGCGGAGTCGATCAGCGAGGCGCAGGGGTTCTTTCACTGGGAACTGGACTTTGCACCCGTGTTCGCCCGCGCAGGCTTTGATCTCCAGGTGGGAAATCCCCCTTGGGTGCGGCCTGATTGGGACGAGTTTGGGGTGTTAGCTGAGTTCGACCCGTGGTGGCGATTAGTCAGTAAGCCACCCGAAACAGCAAAGGAGGACAAGCGGGTAGAAGCGTTCTCGCGGAGCGGCGTCCTCGACAAACTTCTAGACGAGCGAGCTGAATTGGCCGGCACGAAGGAACACTTTGGTTCCCCCACCGACCGACCCGTACTGAACGGTTTGCAGCCCGATCTTTATCGCTGCTTTATGGATCGGACCTGGCGGTCAATGGCGCCGAATGGTGTTGTAGGCCTGATCCATCCAGACAGTCACTTCGCGGAGTTACGTGCAAAGCATCTGCGCCGGGAAACATATGCCCGGTTACGGCGCCATTGGCAGTTCCGAAATGAGCTTCGGCTGTTCGACATTGATCATCACATTAAGTTCGCTGTACACATCTACGGTCGCGACAACCGGAGCCGCTTTCTGCAAGCGGCCTCGCTCTACCATCCGGACACGGTTGCAAGATCATTCCACCATGACGGGTCGGGCGCCGCGCCGGGGGTCAAGGACGACGACGGCGGTTGGGATCTGCGACCGCATTCCGAGCGCATCGTCGAAGTGGGTGAACCGCAGCTGTCGACTTGGGCGGCGCTTATCGACGAACCTGGCGCTCCGTCAGACGAAGCGCGAATGTTGTACCCCGTGAATCGGGCCAGCGCAGAAGTGCTAAACAAGATCGCTGCCGCGCCACGTCTAGGAGATATCGACTACGAGTGGACCGCCGGGTGGCATGAGTCCGCGGATCGTAAGCGGGGATTTTTCGAATCCGAGTCTGTGCTTCCGGGCCGGTGGGAGGACGTCATCCTCCAAGGGCCGCACCTGACGGTTGCCACGCCGCTCTATCAGGAGCCTGACGTCACGCCCGGTCGCGAGCATGTATACGGCGCAATCGACCTCGATGCGATCGGTGAGGACTTCATTCCCCGCACCAACTACCGGACAGCGAAGCGGTACGACGAGTACATCGCTGGCTACCCGAAGTGGCGTGGGCAAAGCAGTTCGACCTACTTCCGCCTGACGTGGAGAGCAATGGCGGATTCGACGATGGCGCGCACACTCCATTCGGCAATCATCCCGCCAGGGCCAGCCCACGTTTTGGGTTTGTTCTCTCTCACCACACCAGACCTGGCTGATGTAGTACGTGCTGCTGCTTTCGCTTCATCGCTGGTGGCTGACTTCTTCGTAAAAGTCACAGGTGTAGCCAATATCAAAACTGGGGTGCTCGGCAAGATCCCCCTGATTCGGGGGCACGAACTCGAACGTCAACTTGTTGTTCGTACGCTGCGTCTCAATTGTGTTCTCCGGCCGTTCGCCCCGCTGTGGGAGAATCTCTATGACTCTTCATGGCAACAGGATTCGTGGGTCCCACACATCGGCGCCGAATACGCTGACCGCACTCCCTTGGGGGAAGTCGGTCCGAAGTGGGAATGGGTAACCCCGCTACGCCGCGCCGCAGACCGCCGCCAAGCGCTCGTCGAAATCGACGCGATCGTGGCGATCATGCTCGGCATCACAGCCGAGGAGCTGATCACGATCTACCGCGCCCAGTTCCCGGTACTGCAGAAGTACGAACGCGAGGCACTCTACGACGCCAACGGTCGCCAGCTGCCCGGCAGGCTGACGTTGGGCTACCGCAAGAAGGGAACGGTCAAGGCTGAGGATCTGACCGTCGGCGGCGTCACCTACGTCGAGCCGTTCCTCGGTGTCGATCGCGAACGCGACATGGAGTTGGCGCACAAGCACTTCAGTGCACTCATCGAATCCGAATAG